In Vitis vinifera cultivar Pinot Noir 40024 chromosome 4, ASM3070453v1, the genomic window gtcaAAGTTAGTAGTAATTTTGACCCATGAGtgaaatcctaaagtgatcaatatatttcttatgaattgggtcattattgatggaaacCGATAACAGTAGATATTCTCAATACAGACACCATATCCTCTttgatgatcataagaatatgtgattataaaatatatagttgCAGTAATTCCTTacggctatgtttggttctcggaaagtttgagggaaaatgcaaataaaagaaaatagagaggaaaagtaaaaggaaagaaaaaatgaaggaaaataaaaaatagagttaaagataataaattatttttatttgctactttaaactcattttatttattttaactcattaatatcaagattaaataaatttaaaatgcataagtttctaactaattttaattatatttaattttcttcggaatattttataggacaatcaaacatgataaaataattttccttaatatttttttcctttcctttgcatttttcggaaccaaatataacctacaagtttctttattttcatgaaAAGTGGCATATTTATCTAAACTAATCATTAAACCATGGATTGGATCATCCATGACTTTCCTAAGATATCGATGAGACTACTAACAATAAGAATCACTAAGGTTAATATGAAATTGATGCATGTAGATGAGTTAGAATTTATGATATGAAAGGTAATACCTTCTTCATTAAAAGATAATacttggattaaaaaaaaatagaacctaTATACAATTATGTCATACTTATCTAAACTAACAACTAACTATAACAATTATGAGGTGGATATGAACTTAATACAGATATGTAAATACAAACATATAGTATCTACATAACAAATTGATAATACATATGtaatgaaaaaataagaaaataactcATATAAGTTACAAGGCCTCCATATATGGGGAACATTCATTGACATTCCTTACATGTTGATCAATCATTCAATTGTCTTTGTGAACTAGCTAAGCTTTGGTAAATAGTCTTTAtaataattatgatatattGTTAATAATAGCACCAATACCACTGTAATACACATTTATATTCAAAACATATGTAGACAACCTAAGTTAACTTTAATATTACAATCGTCAAAACATCAATTACAAAGAATCCAACAATAAAAGTGATTGGGGAATCATATGAACAAGTTCGTAAAAAATGGTCATGTGTAACTTCATGTTGACACTTTAGTGTGTTGGATGTAGAAGATTCATCGATTCTCTTCCATCTTGGTTTATATAACGCTCCTGTTCAGATAACCCGTTCTTTACAATTATATCATTTGTATACACCCCTCTTATAGaagataacatttttttagcATTCAAGTCAAAAATCATAATCTCTGCTTGTGCCCAACAAACACAACATAATATGTTTCCATATTCAATATCTAGTGACAAAAATGTTATtggtaaaattttgataatatattcGAAGATAATCATCTTAAATGATGATATTAATTAAAGTATCTTAGAGTTAATACCACAAAgaacaaaacaataaaattaaaaagccCTATTCCAATATCATAAATAGTGTCTCCTTTGCAACTacctatttcaattttttaaatcattaagaacaaaataacaaaacataCAATGGATGGGTCCTTATATCAtaccaaacatattttataCACAAATCTTTATGTTTAAcctaataaaatttcataaaaattatttcaatgttcataaaatataaattattctaACTACGAATTGAATCTATTCTTAGTGCTATGTCTATAGCActatgattgaatttttttttttttttttttgaaggggAAAAATGGGtaatctattaaaattttaattaatccaAAGGAAATATCTACATAacaagtaaataataaaaatatggtgATGAAAATTGATCTGAAGGAAATAtctacataaaaataaatataataagaaCAGTGGTGATGAAAATTGAACAAATAATTctttgaaggaaataaaataaggcatagaaaattttgttttgttgaaattttaatataagaatCATAAGATTCTATAAACagtacataaaaaaaatataataaactcAAAGCTGTTATGAAAACTTCCAATAATGCGGATTTAGAACCCAAATAACCTCTTTTAAAGCTTAGTCCATTTACTTCTTTCGGAGCATCACCATTTCTTAgtatgtggaaaaaaaattactaattttacatctattttttctttctttcttttttcttttttttttccttttttaagattttcatcaaaattttcaccaacCAAATCTTGGATGAACGTTTATAAACAGGAATGTAACaatcaattattatatatagatataaaattttctattcgGCTAAGCCCATTGCCGGCTAAGACTAATCCATGAGCCTATGACTCGTGACGGCCCAACAACCACACGGCAGAAAATTGATGGGCGTGAGAAAGATTCGTCATTGGTTGTCGGGGCAAACGCTGTCGTTTTATCCttccattatttatttattttccaaagaaCAGTAAGTCCGACACCCCCACCAGTCTCCACCCACAAAATGGATACCTCAATCTCTATCCTTTTATGGTTTATACAGTGGGCACTACGTgctctccattttcttctttttttttattttctcaaaacccaCTTTTAGGCCTCGTTTGTCATGCCATTTTGTTTTTGGCTTAGTGGGTATGCCCAAACCAAAACCAACTCCATGATTTTTAAAGTACGATaggaatattttaaattttgtattaacTTGGATTAATTTTTcccattacaaaaaaatattttaatttttataattctcaCGTGTAAGGagacaaataaaatttgaagtcataaaaaaacaaatatgcaaATTGCAATCTATTATAATGAACTATcaattttctttcaagtttAAACTTATACGATTTGGATTAAATATCCATATTATActtcttaatattttgaatatgaagttgggtaaatatatatatatttttttatgattgtatTTTGATCTTATACTCGGTCATGCTAATTCTTCTCCAGGCTTTGTTAATTCTTGGATTAAAAAGAAAGATtgttaaaacaaataatatctaTGATGTCTGTATCAATTGTTGGAGCAAAGCGGAAAGCCATCAATTGTGAATTTATAACACATTAATGAAGACAAGACTGTCAACCatgggaaggaaaaaaaaaatggttattgGAGAATCATCTGGTGCATGAGATTGAAATTGCGTCAATTTCTATGCTAATGCTCCCATGGAGTACCAAATTTTTTAGAAGGAAGGTTTaagtgaaatattttttttgtcctttttagCTGTTGCTAAACCAATGAAGAAAGTAAAAGACAGAGGCACGTTCAAACTTTGAATACATGCAACAATGGTTGGTGGAGGGGTGGTCGAGAGATCAGTTATTGGGACCCAATGTGGACAACTGGTTCGTGACACCCCATGCAtaggatttaatttttgatgGGCCGATTTCAGGCCTCTAAATGATGTCATTCATGGCTGCCATTAAGCTCTGCATCAGAATACCCCATTGccagttgaagaagaagaagaaagaaagaaagaaagaaagaagaatccgTTGCTGAGGCGAGCCgggtctttttttctttttgtgtgttGAATCTTCGAAATATCAAACACCCAGAAGGAGATTTGGTTTGTGGTTTGTGGGTTTGAACAGGTGAAATGGAGGGGACGGAGGGAAGGGAAGATCGATCTTTGGCTGAAACCCCGACATGGGCGTTTGCAACTGTTGTTGCTGTCATGGTTGCTTTTGGGTTCTTCTTCCACTTTTCTTTGAAGCATTTTAAAAAGGTAAAGAGAGCTTCACTATCTATCTCTCAGTTTAAATCTTgatatttggttttttgttttcttctgtttCTCATGAATCTTGATGATTTATCTGTAACAGTGGTTGGAAAAGACCAAGAGGAAATCTCTACTCGCTGCTCTGGAGAAGATGAAGGACGGTTAGGAATTGACTTTGTTATTAAGAATAGGTTTTCTTATTAGGTTCTGTTTGATTtctgagaaaatgtaggaagaTAAAATAACTCACGCTTTGAATcctacaaagaaagaaaatgctaATCCTAATTCCTAAATAGTTCATTATTTAGAGAGAAaagatttatcaatttatcttAGCTTTTTCCTGGCTGCCTTAATTGAGTTGGGTTTTCATTTACTTGGAAACTGAAACACCAGAAAACTTGAACTtgtcttctttcattttcttagtgGCTAAATGAAACCTtgatgttttaattttgttgagaCATTTGGATATGTAATATTTCTTCATGTGGTTGTTTTCCTTATGCAGAGCTAATGCTTTTTGGGCTTTTATCTCTGCTGATGGGTCATTGGACTCTTTTTGTGGCCAAGATTTGTGTTAAAACATCAGTTTTGAGCAGCCGATTCTATCCCTGTGTATTAGAAAGTGATATTAAACCCCTTGAGCACATTATCGTTTCagattcaaattattttaatgactCAGCTTTCCCAGATGAGCTGACTACCAGGCACAACTATTGTCCCAAGGTAATTTCCTCCATACTTATTATATACTGGTGGTGCTTTGAAGTTAGTTAAGCTCTTAATATGTTATAGTTATTAGCTGTTTCTCTAATTCAGATATCTTGTATCTACGGTCACTTGGATTGTCATTAATCAACACAACCTCATGATGCTTTCTTAGATCCAAGAGCAGTTAATAGAATGGAAACACGTTGCCCCTAGAGTTGTCcttctcaaaatttttactcCCAATAAGACAGGATTCTCAATTCTATTGGTGAGTTGTGCTTGTTGGATGGTATAACTTTGGAAATGGCCTCTACTAATGAGCTCTAAAAGTCCCTGAATCAAATAATTAGTGATTAGCTGTCAAAAAAATGTActtgtttagttttttcttgatatatataatttggaaaattgaaaagGTGGATACAGGTTAAGCAGAATGTCTCTAGTAGATTAACCTATCTACTGCATTTTGGGGGTTAAAGTAGCATGAAAGATTTGGAGTTGTTGGATAAATTTTGGAGATAAGATTTTCAGAATTATGAGCTTAATGTtgatattttggtttttattttgtggaagaaaaattataagCAATCAggatttttctttattcctgTATGATTACTCtttgtgtcattttttggcATAAGGAATAGGAGTATTAGGAAACTACAGGGTTTCTGTAGAGTAAATGATTCAACAAAAGAATACATGGAAGGTAACAGATTTTAATAACATATGAATACATGTTAAAATTCCGTGAGGTCTAATTGAAGAATATACTACATTGGAATCAAACATGCTCCCAACCAAATCACCTGTGTTTTCTGAACAGAAAATCCTGTCACTAGAAATTTCCTATGCCATATTCCGGGCGTAGGACTGTCATTTGCTTCCTCAGAAAAAACCAAGAATGTCATGAAGAAGAAATTTTCTGCTCACCTTTTTGCACTGTCTGACTGTTGTAAATATGCTAAGAAGTTATGATAATATGTAAAACTTATTGGAGATGCTTTGGAAGgtgaattgaatttttatcaACTATTGACTTTGGTTTGGTAGGATATCTTTCAACACCCGTAATTTGTTATCCAGGGTCAAGAATCTTTTGCTTCATATGAAAGCCTTGAGCAGCTTCATCGTCTATTATTTGTTCTAGGTGTTATCCATGTCTCTTACAGCTTCGTTACCATTGCCCTGGCCATGATTAAGGTAAATATTCCTCCTTCTaggttattttcctttttgcatCTTCGGAGTTTAACCTTTTTCCAGAGAGCATTGAGAGTTTTCTTCTGCTTCATGCAGATTTATAGCTGGAGAAGATGGGAAGATCAagcaaagtcaatggccattcAGGGCCTACAAGGTTCTTCATTTTCCAATTGAATGTAATGTGTTTTTGTACattacttttttcatttgaagttCTTAATATAGGTTCTTATGGAGCTGCCCCGAACAGTATAAGAATGAGGCGACTATCTACTTTCATTTTTCACCATACATCCCATCCATGGAGCCAACATAGAGTTTTTGTTTGGTTGGTAAAGTCACATGCTTGAAATCCCATAGCTTTGTCTGGTTTGTACTATTTCATTGATATAATTGAGAAATAATGTTTTGGTTGTGCATTTAGATTCTTCAAGGACAAAGAAAATTTGACCTAGCAAATCCTTATCCTAATTAATTGGTAAATGAACTGATGTACCACttcctttttccttaatttttctGAATCAATGTGAACCCCATGGATTGAATTTCAATGAACAGAATTTGAAGaggttgaaaaataaaaaataaaacaggtCTGGAAACGAAAAAAAGGGGAGTTCGACAAAAAGATTATGCTGGAAAATACATGCAGTTGCTAAGtacaatttatttaatatgCTAGTGGCTCAGTCACTACACATGACAGTTTCAGAATAGTTCAACAAACTTTTGGTGTAAAAAACAAGCACTTGATTGGATAGTTGTGACAACCCTTGGAATGAAGGTCTCGATCCCTTTACTTGCATGCATACATGTCTATAATGTTGTTGATGAACTTCAATTTTAATATTGATCAGATTTATTCTTAGCACAATAATTTCTATTACACATATCTAAATGTCATTTGCATTTGATTATTTCAATAAGTATTTTGTTCCATGATAAATGAATCCTCTCTCtacttttgttttcttaataAACAACTTTATATGCTAAATAGGTTCCCATGCTCATTGTTACaatgaatttcatttttcagtGTCGTACTTTTGTCTAAAATTTCTAACGTTTACTATAGTTTGTCTCAGTTAGTTTCCTGCATATAGCTTGCAAATTtctctgttttttgtttttgcatttgGTATTTTCTGGAGAATTGTGATTTTGGTTTAATTTCATGATTTTGTACTCAAATCATTCCAAATTTCAGCTTTGTTTCAGCCGCCAGTTTTGGAGTTCTATAAATCGAGCAGACTACATGGCTTTGCGCTTGGGCTTCATAACTGTAAGTATATTATTTGTTACAATTCAAATGGAAGATTCCCCACCTCTTATATTTTTGTGTTGATAATGTGAACCAGTGATTAGATCTTCATAATTTTATATAGAGGTATTTATGGCAGTCAGATTTACATTTGAACAGTTCTTCCACACAAACTAATTGCTAAGGGTCTTATTGAATCTTAGGATTAGCTGTAGTGGGATTGGAGCAAGGAATCATATAGGTGAACTTGACAAGCTGGAAATTGTATGCTGCAAATTTTGAGCTTGATTTTATGAATGAGTGATAAATTGTGAAACAAATTATTGCATTCATACTATACCACAAATTCATATCCAAGAACTAGATacacatttcttttttctttcataccCTCACTTGGTTCATGAGTgaatgaggaaaaaataaaaaataaaatcatgagcCTTAATGATGGGTTGTTTGTCTTTCTCCCTATAAGTGATGAACTAGATTTGAAAGGTCATGCAATTATTAGGCCAGTGTTAATAATTTATGATTCAGAATTGTAATTTCTTTTCCCTCTTAACTATTTCACAaccaaatagagaaaaagaaaaatggagcaGTGAAGTTCATGAAATGAAAACTTGCTTTGCTATACATTCTTAAATTTGCTGATATCTTGTCtcatcctttttttaaaaaaaattgtagacaCATGGACTTCATTTGTCATATGACTTCCATAACTATATGCTCCGAAGCATGGAGGAAGAATTTCGGGATATCGTTGGCATTAGGTGCCACCTCTTTACTCTACTTTGGGTATTTGAGTTTccttataataaattattataatgcatatcatttttttcctccattttatGAACATATTTTCATGACTTACATTGAGGTCATTGTGCATGGTTTGGGCAGTTCCACCTTTAAGTCTGAAACATAAGTTATTTTATCTTCTagtatgatttttaatttaagtatttgatcagagaaaaatggaagctttattcTTTAGATCCTAGTTTCATGCACTGATATCAAATTGCTCATAAGAGGACAGAAAGGGTATGTGATCAGAGACCTTACAATGGTACTAAAAAGTAGGTCAGTGGCTGAGCTAGAAAATTAGTTTGGATGAGAGGGGAGAGTAGTTGGGAAAAATCTTGGACTTCATTTCAGGGGGAGGGGAAAAGGGCCAAAACTTCATTTGTAGCCTAGTGGTACTTGTAAAATGCATGTAGAATTCCTTGGGAAGTGGATCAACCCCTCTTCGTgcataattttttcaaaaatttcataggGGCAAGTGTCCCTGGGCACAATGTGGCTCCGCCACTGTAGGTCATAGACTGGATTGGTTAAATGATACTTGGTATATTGTCTGTTCCATATTGGGAATTGGGTAATATGGCTATGAATTTCAATTCTGAGCTAGCAAAGCCTCAGAAACTCTCAGATAGCATCTTTCTTAACCCCATGTTTCTACTAATTATCAAAGCTTTTTAGTTAACATTAGTCCTCAATATTGATGGTTTGCATTCTATGTTTGTTACAACATAACTATTATTTACTTCTTTGCTTCTTTGAGTCCATGTAAATGCATTATGTGGATGTTAAAATTAGACAAAAATAAGAATGTAAAGTTCATCTAGAATCACAAAATGCCTCAAACACTAATCAAATTTATACATAACTCATTAACTCACGAAGACAATTTATTTGCAATTAGGCCTTTTTTTCGCTGATAAGCAATTATTTAGaactaatatttgattttttaatttcttgcgtcaatttaggtggtgtttggatacacttcttAATTTATGTTTATAAAAACAGAAGTTAGTAGGAAATCTTGTATAAACAGTAAagatttgtttaaaaaatttaatattgaaaatttttattgactcaaattttaaaaaatttggtagtttttaaaaacataaggaAAGTTCCTACTTTTTGTATTAGAGCTTctaattttatatagaatttacTACTACTTtccgtttttaaaaacaaaaaacaggaaGTGTATCCAAATTCCAAATGcaccttaatttttttgaaatgggTGGTTTTTCCTCAGTATGTTGTTCTGTGGCTCGAATCTTAGATCTTCAAAAATGATGTGTCTTCCTTAGAAATGGAGTTATCTTAGATTCTGAAAATGATAAGAGGAAAAACCTTAAAACATTGGCTAATAGGTTTCCTCTAAAGTTCATGATTTGTGAAACACCTGCCTGGAAGGTATCAGGTGGTATTGTCAAATAGAGACCAAcactgaagaaaaatatcatgTCAAATT contains:
- the LOC100233068 gene encoding MLO-like protein 4, giving the protein MEGTEGREDRSLAETPTWAFATVVAVMVAFGFFFHFSLKHFKKWLEKTKRKSLLAALEKMKDELMLFGLLSLLMGHWTLFVAKICVKTSVLSSRFYPCVLESDIKPLEHIIVSDSNYFNDSAFPDELTTRHNYCPKGQESFASYESLEQLHRLLFVLGVIHVSYSFVTIALAMIKIYSWRRWEDQAKSMAIQGLQGSYGAAPNSIRMRRLSTFIFHHTSHPWSQHRVFVWLLCFSRQFWSSINRADYMALRLGFITTHGLHLSYDFHNYMLRSMEEEFRDIVGISVPLWIYAISCIFLNFHGTNVYYWLSFLPAILILLVGTKLHRIVVKLAVEIMDTSPQLGNHQVKLRDELFWFGRPKLLLWLIQLISFQNAFEMSTFIWSLWEIRGPSCFMENRNFAVIRLIFGVVSQFWCSFITFPLYVIITQMGSRFKKTIMSENVRKSLHGWQRRVKARHSGAPFPLLTATSTSSLSSLCPLEDEMDRTDHGASSSKEGSYSILEDTSTPYQPVSLAQSPSFEVSPSNKSPVPLHCDPIHDSYHSDEEEDQK